Within Haematobia irritans isolate KBUSLIRL chromosome 2, ASM5000362v1, whole genome shotgun sequence, the genomic segment gtttattaatataccgcatatagtgaatgaaaattgtataaattttattgctcctagatttaaagctagataggtccccaaaaatttctttctttctttgccTCGGAATCACTACCGAAATTCTTAAGGGAATGTAAATGTTTAGTCTAAATAACAGTTGTAAGTCTGTAGTTGTAGCATATGAAGCTGTTTTCCTCTTTTCAGTAAACTAAAACTGCTGAAACAACCAACTTTGTCGATACTTTTACCTACACTCTTTGAAAaatgtctgctaaaaacagcagtcgatatcTGCTGTTACATTTTTGAAGTTCAGGGTCTAACgagcaaaattataaaatttgtggGTTATATATTttcccccaaagcatatttaagaaccatagtattttttggtatatttttgcactgtaaaatACTTACAAGTTCCTAAATGCGATcggtaaacattttgtttgttgttatgtctcaatttgataaatattcatatactatagatatataatatatatcaaatactatagatattcataaaatattgtttgtttgttacGATATcctctaagttgacattttcatttgtttcaaccaaactaaaacatgtctgctatttcagcaaacagtgactgctttccGATTTTTCAGCAGAcgttttgctgttttagcaaacttttgctgctgtttctactaacaaatttcttttgacATCCAATAAATCTATAATAAGCaaatacatattttatatttacctGATACCAGACAACTAATCGTCCACCCAACATGAATGTAAATACCAACGCTGGTCCGGAACGTTCAAAAGGATCGCTAACCATCCAATGTTGATAGATGCCTAATAGCATTAAAACTAAAAGAGTGATGTTGGCAGCATTTTTAACTTTATCTGTaagtagaaaatttgtgaatataAAAATCTTCGTCAAAGAAATTCATTAAAGGCAGCTTACGATACGGAATAAGGGCCATGGCTAGACCACATACAATTTCCAAAACACCCACAGATCGGCGATaccattttgaaggaatttttatACCAAATAATGCTGTCAACGGGAATACTTTGGCATATTTCACATATTCTGTGCGCTGAAACGAAATATGGAATATAAGAGATTTTTTGTTAGTAATTAGGATATAATAAGGATATTTAACAAAGAACTATTTAATGCATTAactaatattttcaattaaacattaaacatcgacataaaaatgggtatctttacataaaaGCCAATTTTGTGTAGCTAAGGTCAGCCTACTTAACTCAATTCTCCGctattttggctcggaatcaataccaaaattattcgtgtaaaaagcaaaatatttggaatcgaccatgctttttttcagtgtagaaaaggtTGATGGAATAATTCAATATTAATCGCAATAAAATCGACCcgttagaaattattgtatgtttcaagtaggtaaggttaggtggtagcccgatgtaccaggctcacttagactattcagtccatggtgataccacattggtgaacttctctcttatcactgagtgctgcccgattccatattaagctcaatgacaagggacctcctttttatagccgagtccgaacggcgttccacattgcagtgaaaccacttagagtagctttgaaaccctcagaaatgtcaccagcattactgaggtgggataatccaccgctgattatgtttcaagtaaaaaatcgtctacaatgaagtgttgaaaagtaaatcatatttttatacccaccaccatagaatggtgacggggtataataagtttgtcattccgtttgtaacgcatcgaaatatcgatttccgactatataaagtatatatattcttgatcagggagaaattctaagacgatataagcatgtccgtctgtctgtctgtctggctgtctgttgtaatcacgctacagcattcaataatggagctatcgtcctgaagtttggcacagaatcgtcttttgtctgcgcgcaggtcaagttcgaagatgggctatatcgggccatgttttggtatttggcttatagaaaccgtagttttaatccaatttgcgcgaaattgaaaatctagaggtattttgggaccttgaagaggtgtgccaaaaatggtgagtgtcggtccatggtttggtatagcccccatataaaccgacctcccgatttggggtctttcgcttatagaaaccgtagttttcatccaatttgcgcgaaattgaaaatctagatatattttgggaccttgaagaggtgtgccaaaaatggtgagtgtcggtccatgttttggtatagcccccatataaaccgacctcccgattttacttcttgggcttatagaaaccgtagtttttatccaatttgcctgaaatttgaaatctagaggtatttttgggccataaagaggtgtgccgaaaacggttagtatcggtcggtattttagtatagcccccataagaacgatttcccgatttaactccttaggtttctagaaaccgtagtttttatccgatttgcctgaaattgtaaatattctcgtatttaaggctcacaaaaacgtgtatcggattaagtttttatcggtccatttggtaatgcctccatatagaccaatttcacttcttgtgagtatagaaggcgcactgatcatgaaaattgcttgaaactcaatgtaaaattttatttttcgggtgaaaatctacagatttaaaatttcaaatcaagacgttattttataattttcttgcacacttacaagagatgttaatgattcctctaaaactcaaataaaaatggttcttataaatccagaatctgatatagtcctcataggtgaaatctttaaatgtatcttcgggaagtgtcctcaagccctcctgaaatttcaaaggaaatcctaatatttggttcatggtggtgggtatttaagattcggcccggccgaacttactgctgtatatacttgttaaatgcttgtttgttttgttgtcaagatgccaaaatacaagttgaccttagtcaaacaaaatttacttttattttaagataaccatttttaagttgaatcacttaattataaggacaaaacgattttatagaaaattcttttagacaaggaaaaaactttatatcagggaAATGTGTCgctcgattttttgaaaaaaaaatattttgtttttattttttcccacTAACAAAAGTCCAGTATAAAAGTTGGGTAAATAGCGCTACAAATGTCTAGCGATAAAATGTTAATAGTTGTGTGTCATAAATGTGTTA encodes:
- the LOC142226227 gene encoding putative acetylcholine receptor chaperone translates to MPASNTIVLKSLSILLGLFFVFVGTLKLTPHISKDLYKDLRTEYVKYAKVFPLTALFGIKIPSKWYRRSVGVLEIVCGLAMALIPYHKVKNAANITLLVLMLLGIYQHWMVSDPFERSGPALVFTFMLGGRLVVWYQTSRKEAEQIAMAQAQTNGVKQD